In Brachypodium distachyon strain Bd21 chromosome 2, Brachypodium_distachyon_v3.0, whole genome shotgun sequence, one genomic interval encodes:
- the LOC100845887 gene encoding 2-methoxy-6-polyprenyl-1,4-benzoquinol methylase, mitochondrial has product MALRAAAAKLASSSLRGRHLLPAALLSPAAASPAAFLHSHATSFGFKQVREDEKSKLVGNVFSSVASSYDVMNDLMSVGLHRLWKDRLISKLNPFPGMKHLDVAGGTGDVAFRVVERIKSVSHRAMQGTLTDIEEDTHIYVCDINPNMLDVGKKRAAERGYSEEHCLSWVEGDAEALSFEDGSMDGYTIAFGIRNVTHIEKALSEAYRVLKKGGRFLCLELSHVDVPIFKDIYDIYSFSVIPAVGELVAGDRKSYQYLVESIRRFPNQEKFAQMIQEAGFERVEYENLVGGVVAIHSGVKL; this is encoded by the exons ATGGCTCTACGAGCGGCCGCCGCGAAGCTAGCCTCGTCCAGCCTCCGcggccgccacctcctcccggcGGCGCTTctctcgcccgccgccgccagccccgcGGCGTTCCTCCACTCCCACGCCACCAGCTTCG GGTTCAAGCAAGTGCGCGAAGACGAGAAGAGCAAGCTGGTCGGCAATGTCTTCAGCAGCGTCGCCTCCAGCTACGACGTCATGAACGACCTCATGAGCGTTGGGCTGCATAGATTGTGGAAGGACAG gcTGATTTCGAAGCTGAATCCTTTTCCTGGGATGAAGCATCTCGATGTGGCTGGTGGGAcag GGGATGTCGCATTTCGTGTAGTGGAAAGAATTAAGAGCGTGAGCCACAGAGCTATGCAGGGTACTCTTACTGATATTGAAGAGGACACTCACATTTATGTTTGTGACATTAATCCAAATATGCTAGACGTTGGAAAGAAGCGTGCTGCCGAAAGAG GATACAGTGAAGAGCATTGTCTTAGTTGGGTAGAGGGAGATGCGGAAGCTCTGAGTTTTGAAGATGGGTCCATGGATGGCTATACTATTGCCTTCGGGATCAGAAATGTGACACACATTGAGAAAGCTCTATCAGAAGCTTACAG AGTTCTAAAGAAAGGAGGAAGGTTCCTATGCTTGGAGTTGAGTCATGTGGATGTTCCAATTTTTAAAGACAT tTACGACATCTATTCATTTTCTGTGATTCCGGCTGTGGGTGAGCTAGTTGCCGGTGATAGAAAATCGTACCAATACTTGGTTGAGAGTATCCGTCGATTTCCAAATCAG GAAAAGTTTGCTCAGATGATCCAGGAAGCTGGATTTGAGAGGGTCGAATACGAAAATCTGGTCGGCGGTGTAGTTGCCATCCACTCTGGAGTGAAGCTGTAG
- the LOC100821704 gene encoding uncharacterized protein LOC100821704: protein MASSSSSSSEGGWVKLALLLAFFGLQAFIYALIAQDNKPLLGTGTMAGNGYVLCEFPRASVALGSVSILSLLLAIITGHAAVLYKPPSPLPVPRRALFRSTILLVFFLVAETVSASAVAMLVGATMADHDSLRYYYQLPKDGAISCPPTAPGGRFGGGALLALDATLMWFVCQLLALEARANYLDRLHQDDDDDDDHHHHDKKKKKTKKGDDAHAAPHQEASALP from the exons atggcttcttcttcttcttcttcctctgaaGGTGGATGGGTGAAGCtggccctcctcctcgccttcttcgGGTTGCAGGCCTTCATCTACGCCCTCATCGCCCAAGACAACAAG CCGCTTCTGGGaacgggaaccatggcggggAACGGGTACGTGCTGTGCGAGTTCCCGCGGGCGAGCGTGGCCCTGGGGAGCGTCTCCATCCTCTCCCTCCTGCTCGCCATCATCACcggccacgccgccgtcctctacaagccgccgtcgccattgcCGGTCCCTCGCCGAGCTCTCTTCCGTAGCAccatcctcctcgtcttcttcctcgtcgcaGA GACGgtgtcggcgtcggcggtggcgaTGCTGGTGGGTGCGACGATGGCGGACCACGACAGCCTGAGGTACTACTACCAGCTGCCCAAGGACGGCGCCATCAGCTGCCCGCCGACGGCGCCGGGCGGGcggttcggcggcggcgcgctgctGGCGCTGGACGCCACGCTCATGTGGTTCGTGTGCCAGCTGCTGGCGCTCGAGGCCAGGGCAAACTACCTCGACCGCCTCCAccaggatgatgatgatgacgacgaccaccaccaccacgacaagaagaagaagaagaccaagaAAGGAGACGATGCCCATGCTGCTCCTCATCAAGAAGCTTCTGCGCTTCCGTGA
- the LOC100846189 gene encoding probable protein phosphatase 2C 60: MVGQTMMRIVRPCFKPSLPDSQVAAAGGTKDGLLWYKDAGRHACGDFSMAVVQANNLLEDASQLEVGPFVPDGPCGTFVGVYDGHGGPETARFIADNLFHHLKKFATEQQTVSADVIQKSYAATEEGFLNLVRKQWLIKPQIASVGSCCLVGIINEGVLYVANAGDSRAVLGRVEAGVRDVRAIQLSSEHNASIPAVRDELKQLHPDDSRIVVLKHNVWRVKGIIQVSRTIGDAYLKSSEFNREPLLARFRLPEPFHKPILCPEPSIEEHRLCAEDQFVIFASDGLWEHLSNQEAVDIVNCSPRNGVARRLIKAALREAAKKREMRYSDLKKIERGVRRHFHDDITVVVLFMDPGLTGRRLYGGPLLSLRGGGGGGTSTLAQKS; this comes from the exons ATGGTGGGGCAGACCATGATGCGGATCGTGCGGCCCTGCTTCAAGCCTTCTCTCCCCGACTCccaggtcgccgccgccggcgggaccAAGGATGGCCTGCTCTGGTACAAGGACGCCGGGAGGCATGCCTGCGGCGACTTCTCCATGGCCGTCGTGCAGGCCAACAACCTGCTTGAGGATGCTAGCCAGCTTGAGGTTGGCCCCTTCGTCCCCGACGGGCCCTGTGGCACGTTCGTCGGCGTCTATGATGGCCATGGTGGCCCGGAGACCGCCCGCTTCATTGCCGATAATTTGTTCCACCATCTAAAGA AGTTTGCGACGGAACAACAAACCGTTTCAGCTGATGTCATACAGAAATCCTATGCTGCCACAGAGGAGGGGTTTCTGAACCTTGTAAGGAAGCAATGGCTCATTAAACCGCAGATTGCCTCGGTAGGATcatgttgtttggttggcatcATCAACGAAGGAGTTCTTTATGTAGCGAATGCTGGTGATTCGCGTGCTGTTCTAGGGAGGGTTGAAGCGGGCGTCAGAGATGTTAGGGCCATTCAGCTATCGTCCGAGCACAACGCAAGCATTCCGGCTGTCAGGGATGAATTAAAACAGTTACATCCAGATGATTCACGGATCGTGGTCCTAAAGCACAATGTTTGGCGTGTGAAAGGCATTATTCAG GTTTCCAGAACAATCGGTGATGCCTATCTAAAAAGTTCAGAATTTAACCGTGAGCCTCTTCTAGCACGGTTCCGTCTTCCAGAACCCTTCCATAAACCAATTCTTTGTCCAGAACCATCCATAGAAGAGCATAGACTGTGTGCTGAAGATCAGTTTGTTATATTTGCTTCTGATGGACTATGGGAGCACTTGAGCAATCAGGAAGCTGTGGATATAGTTAACTGTTCACCCCGAAAT GGTGTCGCAAGAAGACTAATAAAAGCCGCCCTGCGAGAGGCAGCcaagaaaagagaaatgaGGTACTCAGACTTGAAGAAGATTGAGCGCGGGGTGAGGAGACACTTCCATGATGATATTACTGTGGTGGTACTATTCATGGACCCTGGGCTTACCGGCAGGAGGTTGTATGGTGGCCCATTGCTTTCACTgaggggtggtggtggtggtggtaccTCAACGCTTGCACAGAAAAGCTGA